Genomic window (Verrucomicrobiota bacterium):
CCGGCGCCAAGCCGCTTTGCCTGCCTGACTCGCGCAGTCCGTGTCAGCTCAGAAAAGGCAGGGCACAGGCGCGAGCCAAACGGCTCGCCTCGCGCCACCGTCGTTTTCCGTCGTTTCCGCTCGTGTCGAGGAGTTCTTGTTGTTGGCCGTCTTTGGGAGAAAGGCGCAATAAGACAAACCTTTTGCCCTGCACGGCTCCCAGAAAAATTGCGTCTCCTCCTGGTGACCAGCCTGCCGGATAGAACCAAGACTTGCTCTGAAAAACTGACTTAATCTGGCCTCCCGTCGGGGCAACGGACCTCAAAGTGTAAGTCTGATTTGTGGACCTTGGCCCCTCGGCAACGCCGGCCACAAAGACAATCTCATCGGATTTGGGCGGCCATCGATAAGTGTCCAACCAGAACACTTTGTTGGTTCGTGTGGAAAGGTTCTTCGTAACGTTGACTATCGTTCGGGTCTTCAGATTCATGACGTAGAGATTCTGAATGCCGGAAGTGCCGTCGATGTAGGCGACCTTTTCCCCGTCTGGTGAGAACTCGTAGCTGCGTTCGCTGCCTTCGACACGAATGATGTCGAACTTCTTCTCGATGAGTTGCAGTGGCGTCGTTCCCGGGGCTGCCGGCTGAGCTTCGGCTTTGTCTGGCTTTTGGATCGCAGCCCCTTTCCAGAGTTTTTCTGCGCCTCTCTTCGTTTGGGCGACGCTCAACGACGCCAGACCC
Coding sequences:
- a CDS encoding prepilin-type N-terminal cleavage/methylation domain-containing protein; the protein is MDCGDEVCEVTALAPGIPAVRPGPTRADNPKPSAGFTLIELLVVIAIIAILAGLLLPAMSQAKSKAHSIACANNLRQLQLAFQLYTDDNNHRMPLNKEGAPFGYWQSVDGSWVVGNAQCGDERSESPLWTAVTKSEELPLWFRDFRRYGLDECVPSSHSGDCASSVTAVKNTRSERRITMTARFTKRPPWPVLAMTLVVALGLASLSVAQTKRGAEKLWKGAAIQKPDKAEAQPAAPGTTPLQLIEKKFDIIRVEGSERSYEFSPDGEKVAYIDGTSGIQNLYVMNLKTRTIVNVTKNLSTRTNKVFWLDTYRWPPKSDEIVFVAGVAEGPRSTNQTYTLRSVAPTGGQIKSVFQSKSWFYPAGWSPGGDAIFLGAVQGKRFVLLRLSPKDGQQQELLDTSGNDGKRRWREASRLARACALPFLS